Proteins from a genomic interval of Tenacibaculum sp. SZ-18:
- a CDS encoding TAT-variant-translocated molybdopterin oxidoreductase — translation MASNKKYWQSVEELNDSSVVETLRNKEFVQEIPTEEFLGDQETLEGSSTSRRDFLKYVGFSTAAASLAACEGPVRKSIPYVVQPNDLVVGVADWYATTIADGFDFANVLVKTREGRPIQVMPNKEAGGVTSARTQASVLSLYDSDLRVKEPRKGDAQFTWADADKEIIAKLESLKSADALVYLMTGTLASPSTEKVIADFLAKYPNVKHVTYDAVSESGTADAMEAMYGTRALPNYDFSKAEVIASIGADFIGDWQGGYEKSYADGRRADAGKMSYHVQIESNMSLSGANADKRIVAKPSIQVNALVKLFNAITGQNIATENTSIDAQVAKLAADLKKAGSKAVVVTGFNDKNAQLVALAINKALNSEIIDTKAVNLTRQGNDAKVAELLADIKSGKAKGLVTYNVNPAYSITGFGENTKKLDFSVAISTQDDATANSTQFTLPAPHNLESWGDVMATAGKYSLVQPTIAPIFNTRQFQDVLLKWSGATQNYYDTLKEFWSTNVLNGASWNQALHDGFFMTSVAEVNNEVNAEETTAVNPVDSANELSKVKSTQFELTLYTSTALGDGKQANNPWLQELPDPITRASWDNYLTMSMADAKKLGFTNPVKDNGAIDGDYAKVAVNGVEVTVPVIVQPGQANGSLGLALGYGRKQGLKEEMQVGVNAYPLYADSKNVQYNVSVEKVSGTHKFACIQVQSTLAGRHDILREATLKEVNDKSLDPKHTWNQPFMVSYDHQETEATDRKVDLWDDHDRSLGHHFNLSIDLTSCTGCGACVVACHAENNVPVVGKDEVRVGRDMHWLRIDRYYSSTVEDKQYAKDKDGNAIITMDEFKAQNPNIPNKDIERRYTEKVLKLSKGDLFDALENPAENPEVTFQPMMCQHCNHAPCETVCPVAATSHGRQGQNQMAYNRCVGTRYCANNCPYRVRRFNWFNYADNKEFDFNMNNEYGKMVLNPDVVVRSRGVMEKCSMCIQMTQATILKAKREGRAVKADEFQTACSQACSTGAMVFGDVNNDKDAVAKLKEDRRAFYVLDYIGTKPNVVYQVKVRNTNEA, via the coding sequence ATGGCTTCAAACAAAAAATACTGGCAAAGTGTTGAAGAACTAAATGATAGTTCTGTTGTTGAAACGCTACGTAATAAAGAGTTTGTACAGGAAATACCGACAGAAGAGTTTTTAGGAGATCAAGAAACTCTTGAAGGTTCCTCTACTTCACGTAGAGATTTCTTAAAATATGTTGGTTTTTCAACTGCTGCAGCTTCATTGGCAGCATGTGAAGGACCTGTTAGAAAATCAATCCCTTATGTAGTTCAACCTAACGATTTAGTGGTAGGTGTAGCAGATTGGTATGCAACTACAATTGCAGATGGGTTTGATTTTGCGAATGTTTTAGTGAAAACTAGAGAAGGGCGTCCAATTCAGGTAATGCCGAACAAAGAGGCGGGTGGTGTAACAAGTGCTCGTACGCAAGCTTCAGTGTTATCATTATACGATAGCGACTTACGTGTAAAAGAACCAAGAAAAGGTGATGCTCAATTTACTTGGGCAGATGCAGATAAAGAAATCATCGCTAAATTAGAGAGTCTTAAAAGTGCAGACGCATTAGTTTACTTAATGACTGGAACTTTAGCAAGTCCATCTACTGAAAAGGTAATTGCTGATTTCTTAGCGAAATATCCAAACGTAAAGCATGTAACATATGATGCAGTTTCAGAAAGTGGAACGGCTGATGCAATGGAAGCAATGTATGGTACTCGTGCATTACCAAATTATGATTTCAGTAAGGCTGAAGTAATAGCTTCTATAGGTGCAGATTTCATTGGAGATTGGCAAGGAGGTTACGAAAAGTCTTATGCTGATGGCAGAAGAGCAGATGCTGGTAAGATGTCTTACCATGTGCAAATAGAAAGTAATATGTCTTTGTCTGGAGCAAATGCAGATAAACGTATTGTTGCTAAACCTTCTATTCAAGTAAATGCGTTAGTTAAATTATTTAACGCAATTACAGGTCAGAATATCGCAACTGAGAATACTTCAATTGATGCTCAAGTAGCTAAATTAGCTGCTGATCTTAAGAAAGCAGGGAGTAAGGCTGTAGTTGTAACCGGATTCAACGATAAAAATGCTCAATTAGTTGCTTTAGCAATTAATAAAGCATTAAATAGTGAAATCATTGATACGAAAGCAGTGAACCTAACACGTCAAGGAAATGATGCAAAGGTTGCTGAGCTATTAGCTGATATTAAATCTGGAAAAGCAAAAGGATTAGTTACTTATAACGTAAATCCTGCTTATTCCATTACAGGATTTGGTGAGAATACTAAAAAATTAGATTTCTCTGTAGCAATTTCTACGCAAGATGATGCTACCGCAAATTCAACTCAATTTACATTACCAGCACCTCACAACTTAGAAAGTTGGGGAGATGTTATGGCAACTGCTGGGAAGTATAGTTTAGTACAACCAACCATTGCTCCAATTTTTAATACACGCCAGTTTCAAGATGTGTTATTAAAGTGGTCTGGAGCAACTCAAAATTATTATGATACTTTAAAAGAGTTCTGGAGTACCAACGTGTTAAATGGCGCTTCATGGAATCAAGCATTACATGATGGTTTCTTTATGACTTCAGTTGCTGAAGTAAATAACGAGGTTAATGCAGAGGAAACAACTGCTGTTAATCCAGTAGATTCGGCAAATGAATTATCAAAAGTAAAATCAACTCAATTCGAGTTAACATTATATACTTCTACAGCTTTAGGAGATGGTAAACAAGCGAATAACCCTTGGTTACAAGAATTACCTGATCCAATTACTAGAGCTTCTTGGGATAACTACTTAACAATGTCTATGGCAGATGCTAAGAAGTTAGGTTTTACCAATCCTGTTAAAGATAACGGAGCTATCGATGGTGACTACGCAAAAGTTGCTGTAAATGGAGTAGAAGTTACAGTACCAGTGATTGTTCAACCAGGTCAAGCTAATGGTTCTTTAGGATTAGCTTTAGGTTATGGTAGGAAGCAAGGACTAAAAGAAGAAATGCAAGTAGGTGTAAATGCTTACCCGTTATATGCGGATAGTAAAAACGTACAGTATAATGTATCTGTTGAGAAAGTAAGTGGAACTCACAAGTTCGCTTGTATTCAGGTTCAAAGTACGTTAGCTGGTCGTCACGACATCTTAAGAGAAGCTACTTTAAAAGAAGTGAATGATAAATCTTTAGATCCTAAACATACGTGGAACCAACCTTTCATGGTATCTTACGATCACCAAGAAACTGAAGCTACTGACAGAAAGGTTGATTTATGGGATGATCACGATAGAAGTTTAGGTCATCACTTTAACTTATCGATTGATTTAACCTCATGTACAGGATGTGGAGCGTGTGTTGTAGCGTGTCATGCTGAAAACAATGTTCCAGTAGTCGGTAAAGATGAAGTTCGTGTAGGTAGAGATATGCACTGGTTACGTATTGATCGTTACTATTCTTCAACAGTAGAAGATAAGCAATATGCAAAGGATAAAGATGGTAATGCGATCATTACTATGGATGAGTTCAAAGCTCAGAATCCAAATATTCCTAATAAAGATATTGAAAGAAGATATACTGAGAAAGTATTAAAATTAAGTAAAGGAGACTTATTCGATGCTTTAGAAAATCCTGCTGAGAATCCAGAGGTTACTTTCCAACCAATGATGTGTCAACATTGTAATCACGCACCATGTGAAACAGTTTGTCCGGTAGCTGCAACTTCTCACGGTCGTCAAGGTCAAAACCAAATGGCATATAACCGTTGTGTAGGAACTCGTTATTGTGCGAACAACTGTCCTTACCGTGTTCGTCGTTTTAACTGGTTCAACTATGCAGATAATAAGGAATTTGATTTCAATATGAATAACGAATACGGTAAAATGGTATTAAATCCAGACGTTGTCGTTCGTTCTCGTGGAGTTATGGAAAAATGTTCTATGTGTATTCAAATGACACAAGCTACCATCTTAAAAGCTAAGAGAGAAGGTAGAGCTGTTAAAGCTGATGAATTCCAAACCGCATGTTCACAAGCATGTTCAACTGGTGCTATGGTATTCGGAGACGTTAATAACGATAAAGATGCTGTTGCGAAGTTAAAAGAAGATAGAAGAGCTTTCTACGTGTTAGATTACATTGGTACAAAACCAAACGTAGTGTATCAAGTGAAAGTAAGAAATACAAACGAAGCTTAA
- the nrfD gene encoding NrfD/PsrC family molybdoenzyme membrane anchor subunit, with translation MSGHYESSYREPLILGDKSYHDITEDIARPIEGKANKHWYVAFYISLAAMLWGFGCIFYTVGTGIGVWGLSKNIGWAWDITNFVWWVGIGHAGTLISAVLLLFRQKWRMAINRSAEAMTIFAVFQAGLFPIIHMGRPWNGYWVLPIPNQFGSLWVNFNSPLLWDVFAISTYLSVSLVFWWTGLLPDFATIRDRAVKPFQKKIYALLSFGWSGRAKDWQRFEEVSLVLAGLATPLVLSVHTIVSFDFATSVNPGWHSTIFPPYFVAGAIFSGFAMVQTLLGIMRKVTNMEAYITRLHIEYMNIVIILTGGIVAVAYATEFFIAWYTGSPYENYTYLSFGAEAGAYGWAFWSLMIFNIIIPQILWIKKFRRSFVVSFLVSIAINIGMWFERFDIIAIVLSKGQLPSTWWRFEPTFVDVGIFIGTIGFFFVLFLLYARTFPVIPTAEIKTILKSSGENYKKQRDENNEH, from the coding sequence ATGTCGGGTCATTACGAATCGTCTTATAGAGAACCTTTAATACTTGGTGATAAGAGTTACCATGATATTACAGAAGATATAGCTAGACCTATAGAAGGAAAAGCTAATAAACACTGGTATGTTGCATTCTACATTTCTTTAGCAGCAATGTTATGGGGGTTTGGATGTATCTTTTACACAGTAGGAACGGGTATTGGTGTTTGGGGATTAAGTAAAAACATTGGATGGGCTTGGGATATTACCAACTTCGTTTGGTGGGTAGGTATCGGTCATGCTGGTACATTAATTTCAGCCGTGTTATTATTATTCCGTCAAAAATGGAGAATGGCAATCAACCGTTCTGCAGAGGCAATGACAATTTTTGCTGTATTTCAAGCAGGATTGTTCCCAATTATTCACATGGGGCGTCCATGGAATGGTTATTGGGTATTACCTATTCCAAACCAATTTGGTTCATTATGGGTTAACTTTAACTCGCCATTATTATGGGATGTATTTGCAATTTCAACCTACTTATCGGTATCATTAGTTTTCTGGTGGACTGGATTATTACCTGATTTTGCAACAATACGTGATAGAGCAGTGAAACCTTTCCAAAAGAAGATTTATGCCTTATTATCATTCGGATGGTCAGGAAGAGCAAAAGATTGGCAACGTTTTGAAGAAGTATCTTTAGTGTTGGCTGGTTTAGCAACTCCATTAGTACTTTCTGTACACACAATTGTATCGTTTGACTTCGCTACTTCTGTAAACCCAGGATGGCACTCAACAATTTTCCCTCCTTACTTCGTTGCTGGAGCGATCTTCTCAGGGTTCGCAATGGTACAAACCTTATTAGGTATAATGCGTAAGGTAACGAACATGGAAGCCTATATTACTCGTTTACATATCGAGTATATGAATATCGTAATTATTTTAACAGGAGGTATTGTAGCTGTTGCATATGCTACTGAATTCTTCATCGCTTGGTATACAGGTTCACCATATGAAAATTATACATATTTATCATTTGGTGCAGAAGCTGGTGCTTACGGATGGGCTTTCTGGTCATTAATGATATTTAATATCATCATTCCTCAAATCTTATGGATTAAGAAGTTTAGAAGAAGTTTCGTTGTTTCTTTCCTAGTATCTATTGCAATTAACATCGGAATGTGGTTTGAGCGTTTTGATATTATCGCGATTGTATTAAGTAAAGGTCAATTACCTTCTACTTGGTGGAGATTTGAGCCAACATTTGTTGATGTAGGTATCTTCATCGGAACTATTGGATTCTTCTTCGTATTATTCTTATTATATGCTAGAACATTCCCAGTAATTCCAACAGCAGAGATTAAGACGATTTTAAAATCTTCAGGAGAGAATTATAAAAAACAAAGAGACGAGAACAATGAGCACTAA
- a CDS encoding DUF3341 domain-containing protein has translation MSTNKVIHALYNDDDILMDAVKKVRGEHHHIEEVYTPFPVHGLDKALGLAPTRLAITAFLYGITGTSIAIWLTWYTMIADWPQDIGGKPSFTWYENMPAFVPILFELTVFFAAHLMVITFYMRSRIWPFKEAENPDPRTTDDHFLMEISVSDNEEDLKTLLESTGALEIKVVDKH, from the coding sequence ATGAGCACTAATAAAGTAATTCACGCATTATACAATGATGATGATATCTTAATGGATGCCGTTAAGAAAGTAAGAGGAGAACATCATCATATTGAAGAAGTATATACTCCTTTCCCAGTTCACGGGTTAGATAAAGCTTTAGGTTTAGCTCCAACTCGTTTAGCAATTACTGCGTTCTTATATGGAATTACAGGAACGTCAATTGCGATTTGGTTAACTTGGTATACAATGATCGCCGATTGGCCGCAAGATATCGGTGGTAAGCCAAGTTTCACATGGTATGAGAATATGCCAGCATTTGTTCCAATTTTGTTTGAATTAACGGTATTCTTTGCAGCTCACTTAATGGTTATTACTTTTTATATGAGAAGTAGAATTTGGCCGTTTAAAGAAGCTGAGAATCCTGATCCTAGAACAACAGATGATCATTTTTTAATGGAAATTTCAGTTAGTGATAATGAAGAAGATTTAAAAACTTTATTAGAATCAACAGGAGCATTAGAAATCAAAGTAGTAGATAAGCACTAA
- a CDS encoding c-type cytochrome, with product MKSIKIVIALVIVTVIASCNDKRKSQVQYMPDMYVSVPYDANGFSSAGEVPVNRLPVAGTVSRSGIVAYDIPDTNAGYEKAKNELKNPLAKNEKNLENGKKMYGIYCVVCHGKKGDGNGILMEREKFLGIPNYKDRDITEGSIYHVLMYGKNMMGSHSGQLTYKERWQVVQYVQKLRSELKK from the coding sequence ATGAAGAGTATAAAAATAGTTATTGCTTTAGTTATTGTTACAGTTATTGCTTCTTGTAACGATAAACGTAAATCTCAAGTACAATATATGCCAGACATGTATGTCTCTGTACCATACGATGCAAATGGATTTTCATCTGCGGGCGAAGTTCCAGTTAACAGATTACCTGTTGCAGGAACTGTTAGCAGAAGTGGCATTGTGGCTTATGATATTCCAGATACAAATGCTGGTTACGAGAAGGCTAAGAATGAATTGAAGAATCCTTTAGCTAAAAACGAGAAAAACCTTGAAAATGGTAAGAAAATGTACGGTATTTACTGTGTAGTATGTCATGGAAAGAAAGGTGATGGAAACGGAATATTAATGGAAAGAGAGAAATTCTTAGGTATTCCGAACTATAAAGATAGAGACATTACCGAGGGAAGTATTTATCACGTATTAATGTACGGTAAAAACATGATGGGGTCACACTCAGGTCAATTGACATACAAAGAACGTTGGCAAGTAGTACAATACGTGCAGAAGTTAAGAAGCGAATTAAAAAAATAA
- a CDS encoding quinol:cytochrome C oxidoreductase produces the protein MLAIILMAVGLLGTILSFVNTPSSLEEAKAILAEQEASHHGGHGSSHHGDDSHHANPVNKAEDKHVTNHKEETKDSYKSETHSEESHSEDSLKVSENHDVVTKNNLTVKNEEHSDSNYNAISNEHNSEGHAEDTRLTDSLNGYVADKVHANPSHDVAHSAHDTDHGDHHAEHVFHQMQNRPWSAVYVSLLFFLGITLLVMAFYAAQRIAHAGWSVALFRVMEAITANIHYVSVFMLIFIILTVMHKNHLFPWMAEGTFTLGHENYDPIVDGKKWWMNVPGWAIRSVIYLAIWNGFRYIIRKKSIKQDNGDLKLHKNIYNLSVGFVVLFMITESMMSWDWIMGIDPHWFSTLFGWYVLATFLVSALTVICLVTLYLRSKGYLPMVNDSHIHDLAKFMFGFSVFWTYLWFAQFMLIWYADMPEETVYYALRFKEYIVPFIGMLAFNFIFPILLLINSDFKTIPWILVIGGLFILVGHYVDLFVMIMPGTVGGQWGFGIGEMSAFLFFLGLFIYATFTAFSKANPVAKGNPFLHESETHHYYIIEHRGEDNNAHH, from the coding sequence ATGCTAGCTATAATTTTAATGGCTGTAGGTTTGTTAGGAACGATATTAAGTTTTGTAAACACTCCTAGTTCATTAGAAGAAGCGAAAGCTATTTTAGCAGAACAGGAGGCATCACATCATGGTGGTCATGGGTCATCTCATCACGGAGATGATTCTCATCATGCAAATCCTGTTAATAAAGCAGAAGATAAACATGTAACTAATCACAAGGAAGAGACAAAAGATTCTTACAAATCTGAAACTCATAGTGAGGAGAGTCATTCAGAAGATTCTTTAAAAGTTTCCGAGAATCATGATGTTGTAACAAAGAATAATTTAACAGTAAAGAATGAGGAACATTCAGATTCTAATTACAATGCTATTTCAAATGAACACAACTCAGAAGGGCACGCTGAAGATACAAGATTAACCGATAGTTTAAATGGTTACGTAGCTGACAAAGTACACGCTAATCCTTCCCATGACGTGGCACATTCAGCTCATGATACAGATCACGGAGATCACCATGCTGAACATGTATTTCACCAAATGCAAAACAGACCTTGGTCTGCTGTATATGTATCCCTGTTATTCTTTTTAGGTATTACATTACTTGTAATGGCATTTTATGCGGCCCAAAGAATTGCTCATGCGGGTTGGTCGGTTGCTTTATTTAGAGTAATGGAAGCGATTACAGCAAACATTCATTATGTTAGTGTTTTTATGTTAATATTCATCATATTAACAGTTATGCACAAAAATCATTTATTTCCATGGATGGCAGAAGGTACTTTTACTTTAGGTCACGAAAATTATGATCCTATCGTTGATGGAAAGAAATGGTGGATGAATGTTCCAGGTTGGGCAATTCGTAGTGTTATTTATTTAGCTATTTGGAATGGGTTTCGTTATATCATTCGAAAAAAATCGATTAAACAAGATAATGGTGATTTAAAATTACACAAGAATATTTATAATTTATCCGTAGGATTTGTAGTTTTATTTATGATTACTGAAAGTATGATGTCATGGGACTGGATTATGGGTATTGATCCTCACTGGTTTTCAACATTATTTGGATGGTATGTGTTAGCTACTTTCTTAGTTTCGGCTTTAACCGTAATATGCTTAGTAACATTATATTTAAGATCTAAGGGTTATTTACCTATGGTAAATGATAGTCATATACATGATTTAGCTAAGTTTATGTTTGGATTTTCTGTGTTTTGGACATATTTGTGGTTTGCTCAGTTCATGCTTATTTGGTATGCTGATATGCCAGAGGAGACAGTTTATTATGCTTTAAGATTCAAAGAGTATATTGTACCTTTTATTGGTATGCTTGCTTTTAACTTTATCTTTCCAATTCTTTTATTAATTAATAGTGATTTTAAAACAATACCTTGGATATTAGTAATTGGTGGGTTATTTATACTTGTTGGACATTATGTGGATTTATTTGTAATGATTATGCCTGGTACTGTTGGGGGTCAATGGGGTTTTGGGATTGGAGAAATGAGTGCATTTCTTTTCT